The following proteins come from a genomic window of Halodesulfovibrio sp.:
- the fliG gene encoding flagellar motor switch protein FliG — MGDKFTAETFKRLDRADIAHISKAMMELDTVPKEDVEDILREFHHSMIAGKEMISGGEDATRRMLLKNLDSETAKYIMDTLELDNGPAPFRELENVSPRILAQILRNEHPQTLALILGHLHSDQAAELIQMLPAGIRPEVLMRLARLEAVPEDMLMAVDKVLQSQLIAMGGKEGKKVGGVAAVAEILNAVDRATEEEVLAEIEEESVQMAEDIRNLMFVFEDVATLDGRGIRELLKEVSNDDMTLALKGASEDMQDVFFSNMSERASKMIKEDLEIMGPTKLSDVEGAQQTIVKIVRRLEMEGRIAIGRGGNDVFV; from the coding sequence ATGGGAGACAAGTTTACCGCCGAGACATTCAAACGTCTTGACCGTGCAGACATTGCTCATATTTCAAAAGCCATGATGGAGCTGGATACAGTTCCTAAAGAAGATGTAGAAGATATTTTACGCGAGTTTCATCACTCCATGATTGCAGGTAAAGAAATGATTTCCGGTGGTGAAGATGCTACCCGAAGAATGCTTCTTAAAAACCTCGATAGCGAAACCGCTAAGTACATCATGGATACTCTGGAACTGGATAACGGGCCTGCACCGTTCCGCGAACTTGAAAACGTCAGTCCTCGAATTCTTGCTCAGATTTTACGTAACGAGCACCCGCAGACACTGGCACTTATTCTTGGTCACCTGCATTCAGATCAGGCAGCAGAGCTTATCCAGATGCTCCCTGCCGGTATCAGACCAGAAGTGCTTATGCGTCTTGCCCGTCTCGAAGCAGTACCGGAAGATATGCTTATGGCAGTAGACAAAGTATTGCAGAGCCAGCTTATCGCAATGGGCGGCAAGGAAGGCAAAAAAGTGGGCGGCGTTGCTGCAGTTGCAGAAATTCTCAACGCAGTGGATCGCGCTACAGAAGAAGAAGTACTCGCAGAGATCGAAGAAGAATCTGTACAGATGGCAGAAGACATTCGAAACCTCATGTTCGTATTCGAAGACGTGGCAACCTTGGATGGTCGCGGTATCCGCGAATTGCTGAAAGAAGTATCCAACGACGATATGACATTGGCACTCAAAGGCGCATCCGAAGATATGCAGGACGTATTCTTCAGCAACATGTCCGAGCGTGCATCCAAAATGATCAAAGAAGATCTGGAGATCATGGGGCCTACAAAGCTTTCCGATGTAGAGGGTGCACAGCAGACTATTGTAAAGATTGTTCGCCGTCTCGAAATGGAAGGACGTATTGCTATCGGACGAGGAGGCAACGATGTATTTGTCTAG
- a CDS encoding V-type ATP synthase subunit E family protein, which produces MPSSNVISGSMLSDTAAPKSVAAWGTIFTGPGSANEHTLEGVEGSRSPQWDDATEAIYMERVRERAAERASGILAKAREEAEWLKEKARQEGYAEGCEQAQAELNALQQQHAESVSSVLGAIQGQCSNIFTNWRSDLITVVQAAVERMCAVEMSENRHASMERLFTEAVQILDERRQLIITVHPEDEELVTGIIQNAQQHYSGLEGWKVKTSSTISGGVIVESRDGMVDNTIISRRQAVDEILEQLMIPEDQI; this is translated from the coding sequence ATGCCTTCATCTAATGTAATTTCCGGTTCCATGTTATCCGACACAGCCGCACCGAAAAGTGTGGCTGCGTGGGGCACAATCTTCACGGGTCCCGGTTCTGCAAATGAACATACCCTCGAAGGTGTGGAAGGTTCCCGTTCCCCGCAATGGGATGATGCAACTGAAGCAATTTACATGGAGCGCGTGCGGGAACGTGCAGCAGAACGAGCTTCCGGTATCCTTGCTAAAGCGCGTGAAGAAGCTGAATGGCTTAAAGAAAAGGCGCGTCAGGAAGGATATGCAGAAGGCTGTGAGCAGGCTCAGGCAGAGCTAAATGCATTGCAGCAGCAACATGCAGAATCTGTATCCAGCGTATTAGGTGCTATTCAGGGACAGTGCTCCAATATTTTTACAAACTGGCGCAGTGACCTTATCACAGTTGTGCAGGCTGCCGTAGAGCGCATGTGCGCTGTAGAGATGTCAGAAAACCGTCATGCTTCCATGGAGCGTCTTTTTACCGAGGCAGTTCAAATTCTTGACGAGCGCAGACAGCTTATCATTACTGTACATCCTGAGGATGAAGAACTGGTTACTGGTATTATCCAAAATGCACAGCAGCACTACAGCGGTCTGGAAGGATGGAAGGTTAAAACTTCTTCCACAATCTCCGGTGGTGTTATTGTAGAAAGCCGTGACGGTATGGTGGATAACACCATTATTAGCCGCAGGCAGGCTGTGGACGAAATTTTAGAGCAGCTTATGATTCCTGAGGATCAGATATGA
- a CDS encoding FliI/YscN family ATPase gives MIDPSGAIEMLNSLEPNQSFGKVNKVVGLIVEGCGIKAPLGAVCQLIPEEGAEQIPAEVVGFRDGNILFMPYGDMRGIKPGSLIRNSSLPPTFPVGNDMLGKAFDAFGNELGSESPMHTAEGYRPLYAMPPNPLSRSRITEPLDVGVRSINSLITLGKGQRVGIMAGSGVGKSTLMGMMARYTEADINVIALIGERGREVLEFIEKDLGPEGMKRSVLLVATSDQSPLIRMRAAYAATAVAEFYRDQGKNVLLMMDSVTRFAMAAREVGLATGEPPTTKGYTPTVFTQLPQLLERAGNSDKGSITGIYTVLVDGDDFNEPIADAVRSILDGHIVLTRDLADNGHYPAIDVLRSVSRLRGDICSREIIEEGQSVTKLLAAYKKVEDMVNIGAYSHGSNPVVDKAISMVPQVNEFLQQRVQDPCTIEESYSQLHSLVQQ, from the coding sequence ATGATCGATCCGAGTGGAGCTATTGAAATGCTGAACAGCCTTGAGCCGAACCAGTCTTTCGGTAAGGTGAACAAGGTTGTCGGGCTGATTGTTGAAGGGTGTGGAATCAAAGCACCGTTAGGTGCTGTCTGTCAGCTTATTCCTGAAGAAGGCGCTGAACAGATTCCGGCTGAAGTCGTAGGGTTTCGTGACGGTAATATCCTTTTTATGCCATACGGCGATATGCGCGGTATTAAACCGGGGTCACTAATTCGTAACTCCAGTTTGCCGCCAACATTCCCTGTAGGCAATGACATGCTCGGCAAAGCATTTGATGCATTCGGCAACGAGCTTGGCTCCGAATCTCCTATGCATACCGCGGAAGGCTACAGACCTTTGTATGCTATGCCGCCTAACCCGCTTTCCCGTTCACGCATTACTGAACCGCTTGATGTCGGCGTGCGTTCAATCAACAGTCTTATTACCTTAGGTAAAGGGCAGCGTGTCGGTATTATGGCGGGTTCCGGTGTGGGGAAATCTACTCTTATGGGTATGATGGCTCGCTACACTGAAGCTGACATTAACGTGATTGCGCTTATCGGCGAACGCGGACGTGAGGTTCTTGAATTTATCGAGAAAGATTTAGGACCTGAAGGAATGAAGCGTTCAGTGTTGCTTGTTGCAACCTCTGACCAGTCACCGCTTATCCGCATGCGTGCTGCATATGCTGCAACAGCAGTGGCGGAGTTCTATCGAGATCAAGGCAAAAATGTTTTGCTTATGATGGACTCAGTGACCCGTTTTGCCATGGCAGCGCGAGAAGTGGGGCTTGCGACAGGTGAACCGCCGACAACCAAAGGCTACACGCCTACTGTTTTTACCCAGCTTCCTCAGCTTCTGGAGCGTGCAGGCAATAGCGATAAAGGCAGCATCACAGGAATTTACACCGTTCTTGTAGATGGTGACGATTTTAACGAACCTATTGCGGATGCAGTGCGTTCTATTCTTGACGGACATATTGTTTTAACGCGTGATCTTGCAGATAACGGACATTATCCTGCAATTGATGTGTTACGCTCTGTTTCCCGTCTTCGCGGCGATATTTGTTCGCGTGAGATTATAGAAGAAGGACAATCTGTAACCAAGTTGCTTGCTGCCTATAAAAAGGTAGAAGATATGGTTAACATCGGTGCGTATTCGCATGGATCAAATCCGGTGGTTGATAAAGCAATTTCCATGGTTCCGCAGGTAAACGAATTTTTACAACAGAGAGTACAGGACCCTTGCACTATTGAGGAGTCGTATTCTCAGTTACATTCTTTGGTACAACAATAA